The DNA segment TTTGTCTTCTGGCAACGCATCACCTTTGTGATTGATTATGTGCTGCTTATAGTCTCTTTCTCCCACCGTCTTCTTCCCGCTGCTCTAATGAATTGTGCTTCTTTAACAGCCATTTTAGTAGTTCTGTTGCTGCTGCAGGTTTCTGAAAACTCTGTTGTCATGGGTGATAACTGTAGCAACAGTTAAGCTATCAAAGATGCCAATCGTTTTCACCGATTGTTAATTAAGCCTCTCCATTACTACGTTGCTCGGAAAATTCAGTCACTCTTTCAGGGCCATTTACCAACAAAAGCAGTAATAAGTCAATATCAATTTCATGAAAAGGCATTCCACATTATGCAGATCAACAGATATGTTTACAAGTCTGTATAAGTCAGGTCCCATTTTTGTCATTGtcggggagaaaaaaaaaagatgaagaatACATCACGTACTGATTAGTTTACAATCAAAGCCTCTGGTGAAAGCACTATTCAAAATTTGGATAATTAGCATGTATTATAGTTCATCTTTCTTGTTGTGATCACTATCGGTGATTCCTCTGCCATCGTCAGATCTAATATTCTTGTTGATGAAGGCTATCAATTCCTTCAAGCTCGATTTCTTGGAAACTTTAATCTGTAAAACAAGACGTATTTAGGATAAATACAGAAACCAGTGGCAATCAGAAAAAAGAAAGTGGTCGTGATTGGCTGTACTCACAGGATTTGACTTGTCTCGAGCAGGATAGAATAGAAGTGTTGGGTAGTTGTTTATCTGCAGTATAACAGTAAACCATTGTTAGAATAGCTAAGATAACATACCAATGAATAGCAGAATTTTCTTGCTACGAGCAAAATATATGAATCCCATCTAGTACAAATTTGTTAAGCATGTCCTTGAGCTCATTACTTTTACATGTTTCCATGAACAAAGACATGACCACATTTTATAGTATCAAACAATCACACGATGGTGACCCGGTACATAGCTTAAATTTACAAGCCAGGAAGTTATTTAGATGAGTCAAGCACAATATAACTAACAACGACAAGCTATCATGTCCCGAGTATTACTCAAAGAGTGACTACATAGAATTTTTCCTACTATTGAGCTCCACGAAATGCAATATCACTATCAAGTTAAAGGCGCTCAAGATCAATACAATTGCATATATAGATCAAGAGATATTCCTCCAGAGAACTTTACCGTGAATTCGGCTTAGCACCACTCACTAATAATTTTCTAAGACAAAAATCCAAAATTTGATTTGTTTTTGGTTATTTTGATCAAATTATCAACTTAAATGAAGTGGCGTCAATGCTCTTTATGGAAAGAgaataaatgtcaaaattcattcacTCTTCTAAAATCAGTAGAGGTCGAGGTCATaatctttttttaaaaataatagaaaaagcaATTACCAACAATTCACCTTTTTATTTTAAGAGTTATTTATTATTGTCCTCAATATAAATACCATACCTGCAGCTTTGGATGCTCATTTGAAGAAGCATCTATTCTGGCAAATTTTAAATTCTCCAGCCCTTTAAAATGCTTGGCTAATTTTTCTATCTGCTTGCTTGTGGCCTCACAGTCAAAGCACCAGGGTGTATACACCTTTAGTTTAAAACAAAGTATTTTACGAGTCACATGCAGATAAAAATTTAACAAGCAACTAAAGAAGAAATGATAAAGCACCAACAAAAACATCTAGCTACAACATCATTTGCTAAATCAATGACCAAATAATCATCGTACCTCTAGAAATATATTTTCTGAACTGTCCAAGACAGAAGCATCGAAAGTCTTACCAACAACTTTCTCAATCAACCCTTTCTGCAATATTcatgagaaaaagagaaaagaattcaCATAATATGAGTAACAACAAAATTGTTCTGAATATTCATCTCAAATCAACAAATGGCAATGTGTAACAATATTCATCTCGTTGAAGCTTCACAataattgaaaagaaaaatagttatatgataaatttaattaCTCATTTTACTTAGCAGTTATCATCCTAAAGATTACCTTAGTAGCAGTTGTAAACTTGGCAACAATGAATGTTAGGAATATCACCTATCTCTTGGTAGCCTGTATCCATAGTTATTAATGCTAAGCAGATATCAGCTATCACTGCCATCAAATATGATGATCACCAGTGTGGTGCCATCAATACTGGATCATGCAGTAGTGAACAGTCAAAATCATAAAGAAAAATTATAGAAGAATAAAAACAGCTGCATACAAAGCAACATTAACATTTCACAAAACTGAACACCAATTTCATTATACAATTGTAAATTACTTTCCAAACAATTAATCTCCAAGGAAGTCCTGTGCTGGAAAAACATCAACTATAAATCTGCACCTGGGGTCAATTAAATTGTACACTTAAGTGATGATCACGGATCATGAAGCTATTGTAACAAAATTTGTGTCTCATTAAGCTACTCAAAGATATCATGATGACAAAGATCTCTTTGCAATCAACATTGTCGTGTGCCCCATATTAACAATTAGAAAAACAGATATCATGGACATGTATCATGAGATATGAGATAATGAAAACCAATGATACATTTTATCATGGAGGCTGAGGGTGTAGGTGTAAAATTTTAACCAATAAATCATTAGCCAAGAGTAGCAAATCATTTTTTACCAGGTCATCACAACTTACACAAGTTATCAAACTAACACAATTTAATTGTGTACATACCTCATTTGGTATTGGTTCTGACTTGAAGTAGGGTGGCAAATAACCATGAAGCAGCCCAGAACAAAATTCCTGaaaatatattaaagaaaaaCAACAATTCCAACCTACAACATTCCAACTATGGATGTTCGTTCATAATTTATGCAGAATTATGCTGAGTAAAACGTACTTCTAGGGTGTTCCTCGTGAGATCTGACTCCAACAAGTACTTGGAACCAATCCTATTATCAAATGCAGTTACCTgtgaatcaaaataataatattatatagaaaaaaaaagatgactACAAGACATGCCTAGATTCACATGAAAAGAGATAAAATACTGTAATAAAGTGGAGAAATGAATGAATAGATGACTGGACATTGTTCAACTGTATTTCACGAGATTTCAACTACAATGCCAAAAATAGATACTGAATTGTAACACACTGTGTAtagtcataaaataaaaaatttaagtcCTACTGTAAGCATCTAGGACACACGTTATGTGATTTTGAAGGGAGgaggaaaatattaaaaaattgcaAAAGCAAGGGGGGAGACTCCAAAAGCATTCCAAAAGGAAAAGAACACAGTGAAAAGGCAACAGAAGAGAAGGAAATGAATTGGAAATCATATGTTTTAATGCATGTCTTGGTGGAACAAGATCAGATTGCAAACTTCAAGAATGCAAACCAGGAAACACTGAACATAATACTAAACCTGGAAAAGAAAACTCTTGATAATTTTTATTCATAAGATTCAGTTCTGTCTTGATAATTGCATTAGAATTTACATTTCTGCTTCAAACTAGATAAAAAACATTCATTCCTCCTCAAAACCATTAGAaacatagagttccaactaagctgTTGAAACTATGAAAATTTATCCCATTCATAAAATGACTACCTGATCAATGGTTAAATGCTAGGAAATTACAAAGTTGTTTAGAAATAATGATGATAGAAAATAGAAATAACATAATAAATTACTAGCAAACTTACAATGGGCTTTTCAGCTTCAAGTCCATATAAAGTCAAAAATGGTTTTGCAAGATTGTCTTCAGCATTGTCTACATACACAAACATTATCTGCAAACAATCAAATGTCAGAAACTGCCTAAAAACAGTAGATAACTAAAAGCAGCAGGACTTACATTTGTCTTATAAGGCCTTGCAACATCTTGAAGAAGTGGGTAAAGATCCTTGAACTCATTGGCAGCTGCAAAGATAAAAACCTAAAAAGAAATTTGACTGAGGTTAACATTCTCAGACAAATACAATTGTACACATATGCAGACATATCTTCACTAACTAAAGAAAACCTGTAAAGGGCTGCATGAGCAAGTCTAGGAAAAAGCAAGGCCAGGCAGCATTTAGCTATTTATAGAGATGTCTTGTGGATACTTTAATGTGTGCATGTGATCATGCATTGTTTCTCATTTTTTATTATGCCCTTCTGTTCACTAGGATTTCTCTTTGCTTTTTCTTTTCGTATGAGACATGGTCCTAAGGGGAGTGGAAAATAGCTAAAGAGGGGCCATCTAAATATACAGGGAGCACGGATGCATTGGTGGGAACAAGTATAATTTCTTTTGTAAATGGAAAATTTTTCATAGGACCATCCTTCTTAAAAGAAATTAGATGCAAATCCAATGTTTTCAAGGAATTATATTCAAATGTAAATTCTACAAAGTTAGTAATGCCTCTCGGTACTTCCCTTTCGTCCTTATTATAGCCAAATTTCATACTTTTACTGTCATGAACAGACCCAATGGGAGAATTGGCCcattaatttgagatgcctagaaCAGGGTGACTAAAATGCTTAAATTGTGGCTATGGTGGTGTAGTTCTATATTGTAGTTGTGGCCGCTGCCACTGTGGCCTTTGTGACATTTTTAAGCCCTAAAATTCACACAACGTATGAGGTGATGCAATATAGCAGAATGAGAGTGATGCAGATGCATTAGCACCACAGTGGCCGATATTGTCAGCTGCAATTTAGCAACCCAAAGCAAGCATTTCAGCTTAATCCTCATTTCCTTGGTGCACACTAAGTCCAGTTCCATTCTTAGACAAAATGAGTTGGTTGGCCAAACTAAGTTGTCCCAAATATTTTATCCTAGAACTGATTGTTTTAACTTCGATGTATTTTACTCACTCATTTCATGACTTTTCACCTTCCAAACTTTTCTCACTTGTTTTACCTTTAGACAAAGGAACAATGTGGAGTATTGCTTTCTCCATTCATCAAGCGCATAACAACTTAACAGCCTTTGTGAGTTTGTTCCTCCTCGAGTACTTGACTTGTTTAATAGTATAGTTTCAATTTAATATTAGTGGTCCGCTTTAAACTCATGGTATCACAGTGGCATACACAACTACAATTGTCCTTAATACCCTCCATGGCACTGTCCTCAATGTGAATCATATATAAGATTGATAATGATGACATCATTACAATATTTTCATCTTTATCCAAAACCACGTTGCTCGACTGCCATATTCCAAAGAAATCAAATCTAAACAAGATAAGGGAACTCAGATTGTGCCTGAATCACAGATAGTTGGGCTTTGAGTGGAGTTTGTTGTCATTGTCATCTTTAATTTGCTTAATGTCAAATACACACATAGAGTTGTTAAGATTTATCACTTACATAAATAAGGAAAAAAATGCAACAATCAATTAGAGATAACCTGGAGTTTGATGGCGCTGGAATAGACTCTAGCCGAATTTAGTTCTGTCAATACAGTAACTAAAGGAAACTTATTATAATCTACAAATTGCAAGATCTTCTGTTCCTCAAAATTGTCCACTGCAAGAGCAAAAAGATACATCACTAGATTTTACTTTAATAAAATATTGTTATGGAACTTCATGGAGCAAAAGCAAGGTAAAGAAACTAAGAGCACCAACAATAAGCAGAATGAACAATACATAAGCTAACAACAGAAACATACAAAAAATAAAGGTTACCAAAATGCTAAATCAGGTGGTTATCAGAATGTGAACTGTTAAATATTCATGCTTCAGAAGGACTTAAAATATCTCTAAAATTAAAGTAAGTACGGTAGAATTAAACTCATCTAGAAGCAGAGACAAGCTTGTGGAAGATGAAACAGGTCCAGTCTGATGTTAAAGAtaagaaatcatcaaaatcatcaatgcTTTAATGAAAATAATGAAGTATAACTAAATAAAAGATCTAACCACCCTTAAATACTAATTAGCACTCATAACTCATGAAGAATATAAATCAAATCTCTAGTAGATACAACCTAGGAACTAATTTGACTGAAACACTAAGCTACTAAATCTGAGCTACATCACATCAAGACAAAAACAAACATATTTCTAAAACCTGAAGTAAATAACTtaccaagaagtaaatgcaagaaGTAAATATAACACCAACTTACCAAATTTCTCATATCTCTCAGGTTCACTTTTAACAAGTCCGATGAACTTCTTTTCAGTTCCAACTTCTGGAAACAAAACCTTAGCTATGTTAATATCATTGGTTTCCACAAACTGGATTTCATTATCTGTAGTAGCTGCTTTTACAAACTCTACATGCTCAGGTCCCTGCAAAAGATAATCGACTTCAAATAGCAAAATTTGTGACAAAAGAGATAAATATGCTCTATGATCACAAAAATGCTTACTAATATATACATCAATTTTTAAGTTCCGAAGGCAGTGGAAATACACCCAACTG comes from the Musa acuminata AAA Group cultivar baxijiao chromosome BXJ1-10, Cavendish_Baxijiao_AAA, whole genome shotgun sequence genome and includes:
- the LOC135595651 gene encoding protein disulfide isomerase-like 1-5 isoform X2, which encodes MATSWRVLRVTLLLFLLVRCLSVASITLIDDADDDLEGLEELLAIDEEEEQKGGGGDGGGASSRSSEAELLRRAQRIVLELSNENAKKVVDSNEAVLLLGYTPWCPRSAELMPRFAEAATTLREMGSSLVVAKLDAERHAKAASLLGIKGFPTILLFANGTALAYRGGFTKEEIVIWARKKTGVPVIRLSSINDAEEFLRQHQIFIVGLFEKYEGPEHVEFVKAATTDNEIQFVETNDINIAKVLFPEVGTEKKFIGLVKSEPERYEKFVDNFEEQKILQFVDYNKFPLVTVLTELNSARVYSSAIKLQVFIFAAANEFKDLYPLLQDVARPYKTNIMFVYVDNAEDNLAKPFLTLYGLEAEKPIVTAFDNRIGSKYLLESDLTRNTLEEFCSGLLHGYLPPYFKSEPIPNEKGLIEKVVGKTFDASVLDSSENIFLEINNYPTLLFYPARDKSNPIKVSKKSSLKELIAFINKNIRSDDGRGITDSDHNKKDEL
- the LOC135595651 gene encoding protein disulfide isomerase-like 1-5 isoform X1 codes for the protein MATSWRVLRVTLLLFLLVRCLSVASITLIDDADDDLEGLEELLAIDEEEEQKGGGGDGGGASSRSSEAELLRRAQRIVLELSNENAKKVVDSNEAVLLLGYTPWCPRSAELMPRFAEAATTLREMGSSLVVAKLDAERHAKAASLLGIKGFPTILLFANGTALAYRGGFTKEEIVIWARKKTGVPVIRLSSINDAEEFLRQHQIFIVGLFEKYEGPEHVEFVKAATTDNEIQFVETNDINIAKVLFPEVGTEKKFIGLVKSEPERYEKFVDNFEEQKILQFVDYNKFPLVTVLTELNSARVYSSAIKLQVFIFAAANEFKDLYPLLQDVARPYKTNIMFVYVDNAEDNLAKPFLTLYGLEAEKPIVTAFDNRIGSKYLLESDLTRNTLEEFCSGLLHGYLPPYFKSEPIPNEKGLIEKVVGKTFDASVLDSSENIFLEVYTPWCFDCEATSKQIEKLAKHFKGLENLKFARIDASSNEHPKLQINNYPTLLFYPARDKSNPIKVSKKSSLKELIAFINKNIRSDDGRGITDSDHNKKDEL